A window of the Sabethes cyaneus chromosome 1, idSabCyanKW18_F2, whole genome shotgun sequence genome harbors these coding sequences:
- the LOC128741867 gene encoding thioredoxin domain-containing protein 17-like, with translation MVKKHYVSGYDQFLNAMKGFEPKEHVINILFTGAKTNSNVSWCSDCVEAAPFIEQALEHAPENSHFIYCDVGDRSTWKDMQNPFRKDTSTHLSVIPTLIRWKSPQRLEGEQCTKSDLLEMFFIDDN, from the exons ATGGTAAAAAAACATTATGTTTCCGGATATGACCAATTCCTTAATgcaatgaaaggttttgagccaAAAGAACATGTGATTAATATACTTTTCAccggtgctaaaacaaatagcAATGTCAGTTGGTGTAGTGATTGTGTAGAAG CTGCACCTTTTATAGAGCAGGCACTGGAACATGCTCCAGAAAACTCGCATTTTATCTATTGTGATGTAGGAGATAGATCAACATGGAAAGACATGCAAAATCCATTTCGTAAGGATACTTCTACACATCTGAGTGTAATTCCAACTTTGATTCGATGGAAGTCACCACAGCGACTAGAAGGCGAGCAATGCACAAAGAGTGATTTACTGGAGATGTTTTTCATAGACGATAATTAG